From a region of the Malania oleifera isolate guangnan ecotype guangnan chromosome 12, ASM2987363v1, whole genome shotgun sequence genome:
- the LOC131144796 gene encoding gibberellin 2-beta-dioxygenase 1-like, protein MVLSKPAIEQFSLVKTCKPTTLFPAIPLVDLSQPDSKSLLVKACEEFGFFKVVNHGVPTQFISKLESQAVKFFSLPLSEKEKAGPPDPFGYGNKCIGPNGDIGWVEYLLLNTHSEFNSQRFESVFHEDPEIFRSCVNDYVSAVRNMACEILELMADGLKIQPRNAFSKLLMDEQSDSIFRLNFYPPCPEAQSLDGSNLIGFGEHTDPQIISVLRSNNTSGLQISLGDGNWLSVPPDEDSFFINVGDSLQVMTNGRFQSVRHRVLANSIKSRVSMIYFGGPPLSEKIAPLPSLMEGEESLYKEFTWFEYKRSAYSSRLADRRLVFFEKIAAS, encoded by the exons ATGGTGCTGTCCAAGCCAGCAATTGAACAGTTCTCTCTCGTCAAAACCTGCAAGCCTACCACATTGTTCCCTGCAATTCCCCTCGTAGACCTCTCCCAGCCCGACTCTAAGTCTCTCCTGGTCAAGGCTTGCGAAGAGTTTGGCTTCTTCAAGGTCGTCAACCATGGCGTGCCAACTCAATTCATCTCCAAACTTGAGTCCCAAGCTGTGAAGTTCTTCTCCCTTCCCCTGTCTGAGAAAGAAAAAGCAGGCCCTCCCGACCCCTTCGGTTACGGCAACAAGTGTATTGGACCCAACGGCGATATCGGCTGGGTCGAGTATCTTCTCCTCAACACCCACTCTGAATTCAATTCTCAGAGATTTGAATCAGTTTTTCACGAAGACCCAGAAATTTTTCG GTCTTGTGTTAATGATTATGTTTCGGCTGTGAGGAATATGGCCTGTGAAATTCTTGAATTGATGGCTGATGGGTTGAAGATTCAACCGAGGAATGCTTTCAGCAAGCTCTTGATGGATGAACAGAGTGACTCTATTTTCAGGCTTAACTTCTATCCTCCATGCCCAGAGGCTCAATCTTTGGATGGCAGCAATTTGATTGGCTTTGGAGAGCACACAGACCCACAGATAATCTCTGTCTTGAGATCCAACAACACATCTGGGCTTCAAATCTCTTTGGGAGATGGGAATTGGCTGTCTGTCCCCCCAGATGAAGATTCCTTCTTCATCAATGTTGGTGACTCCTTGCAG GTTATGACTAATGGAAGGTTTCAAAGTGTGAGGCATAGGGTTTTGGCAAACAGCATAAAATCTAGGGTTTCCATGATCTACTTTGGAGGCCCACCACTGAGTGAGAAAATAGCTCCGTTGCCTTCACTCATGGAAGGAGAGGAAAGCCTCTACAAGGAGTTCACATGGTTCGAGTACAAAAGATCTGCTTACAGCTCTAGATTGGCTGATAGAAGGCTTGTGTTCTTTGAGAAGATAGCTGCCTCTTGA